The following coding sequences are from one Lolium rigidum isolate FL_2022 chromosome 6, APGP_CSIRO_Lrig_0.1, whole genome shotgun sequence window:
- the LOC124661015 gene encoding F-box protein At2g41170-like, with protein sequence MLPLLLISTLPAFTLLLVAPASYKPWKLARELGLVALLLVRELLCHSDSAAAPGRKDRAARRMPPPPPKAKQAPPALATDDDALPLLDLPELALDRVLEELAPASLAAMACVCAGLRDRCSMDSLWARHVRAKWGRVLGAAAREEWEAELAARAAAAARPRPNRRRSWADSLACAWPFSWIGCRLVKGDTATVPAVHPAPAPPADTVAAWYRALECGEFWFPAQVYNREDGHVGFLLSCYDAHLRYDRRTDTFTARYPPHGRKPAKEEDGVQWCRVRAAPVSTPAQDLHASGCLNGLHPGDHFEIQWRKNKDFPYGWWYGVVGHLESCNPNEHLCRCHEDDTIMLEFKHYAAGSRWRQTTVSRKDHREKGDEADGFYGGIRKLQTKDEISTWRRFWPVDVLS encoded by the exons atgcttCCCCTGCTCCTTATATCCACGCTCCCGGCCTTCACGCTGCTCCTCGTCGCGCCCGCCTCCTACAAGCCTTGGAAGCTCGCGCgggagctcggcctcgtcgcGCTGCTGCTGGTGCGCGAGCTGCTCTGCCACTCcgactccgccgccgcgccgggcAGGAAGGACCGGGCCGCCAGGagaatgccgccgccgccgcccaaggcGAAGCAGGCGCCGCCCGCATTGGCCACGGACGACGACGCGCTCCCGCTGCTCGACCTGCCGGAGCTCGCGCTGGACCGCGTGCTCGAGGAGCTGGCCCCGGCGTCGCTCGCCGCCATGGCCTGCGTCTGCGCGGGGCTCAGGGACCGCTGCTCCATGGACAGCCTCTGGGCGCGCCACGTCCGGGCCAAGTGGGGCCGCGTgctcggcgccgccgcgcgcgaggagtgggaggcggagctggccgccagggcggcggccgccgcccgcccgcgcccgAACAGGCGGAGGAGCTGGGCCGACTCGCTGGCGTGCGCGTGGCCCTTCTCCTGGATCGGGTGCCGCTTGGTCAAAGGGGACACGGCCACCGTCCCAGCCGTCCACCCAGCACCGGCGCCGCCGGCCGACACGGTCGCCGCGTGGTACCGCGCGCTCGAGTGCGGCGAGTTCTGGTTCCCCGCCCAGGTGTACAACCGCGAG GACGGGCATGTCGGCTTCCTGCTGTCGTGCTACGACGCCCACCTCCGCTACGACCGGCGAACAGACACATTCACCGCCAG GTACCCGCCGCACGGCCGGAAACCGGCCAAGGAGGAGGACGGCGTGCAGTGGTGCAGGGTCCGCGCGGCGCCGGTGAGCACGCCGGCGCAGGACCTCCATGCCTCCGGCTGCCTGAACGGCCTGCACCCCGGCGACCACTTCGAGATTCAGTGGCGGAAGAACAAGGATTTCCCCTACG GTTGGTGGTATGGTGTCGTGGGTCACCTGGAGTCATGCAATCCGAACGAGCATCTCTGCCGCTGCCATGAAGACG ATACGATCATGCTGGAGTTCAAGCACTACGCGGCTGGGTCGAGGTGGAGGCAGACCACGGTGAGCAGGAAAGACCACAGGGAGAAAGGGGACGAGGCGGATGGCTTCTACGGAGGCATCAGGAAGCTCCAGACCAAAGACGAGATTTCCACGTGGCGCAGGTTCTGGCCCGTCGATGTCCTCAGCTGA
- the LOC124661016 gene encoding F-box protein At2g41170-like: MLPLLLISTLPAFTLLLVAPASYKPWKLARELGLVALLLVRELLCHSAAAAAAPGRKDRGARRMPPPPAKAKQAPPALALDDDALPLLDLPELALDRVLEELAPASLAAMACVCAGLRDRCSMDSLWARHVRAKWGRVLGAAAREEWEAELAARAAAAARPRPNRRRSWADSLACAWPFSWIGCSWVKAETPAAPAVHPAPAPPADTVAAWYRALECGEFWFPAQVYNREDGHVGFLLSCYDAHLRYDRRTDTFTARYLPHGRKPAKEEDGVQWSRVRAAPVSTPAQDLHVSGCLDSLHPGDHFEIQWRKNKDFPYGWWYGVVGHLESCNPNEHLCRCHEDDTIMLEFKHYAAGSRWRQTTVSRKDHREKGDEADGFYGGIRKLQTKDEISTWRRFWPVDVLS, encoded by the exons ATGCTTCCCCTGCTCCTTATATCCACGCTCCCGGCCTTCACGCTGCTCCTCGTCGCGCCCGCCTCCTACAAGCCCTGGAAGCTCGCGCgggagctcggcctcgtcgcGCTGCTGCTGGTGCGGGAGCTGCTCTGCcactctgccgccgccgccgccgcgccgggcAGGAAGGACCGGGGCGCCAGGagaatgccgccgccgccggccaaggcGAAGCAGGCGCCGCCCGCATTGGCCTTGGACGACGACGCGCTCCCGCTGCTCGACCTGCCGGAGCTCGCGCTGGACCGCGTGCTCGAGGAGCTGGCCCCGGCGTCGCTCGCCGCCATGGCCTGCGTCTGCGCGGGGCTCAGGGACCGCTGCTCCATGGACAGCCTCTGGGCGCGCCACGTCCGGGCCAAGTGGGGCCGCGTgctcggcgccgccgcgcgcgaggagtgggaggcggagctggccgccagagcggcggcggccgcccgcCCGCGCCCGAACAGGCGGAGGAGCTGGGCCGACTCGCTGGCGTGCGCGTGGCCCTTCTCCTGGATCGGCTGCAGCTGGGTCAAAGCAGAAACGCCCGCCGCCCCCGCCGTCCACCCAGCACCGGCGCCGCCGGCCGACACGGTCGCCGCGTGGTACCGCGCGCTCGAGTGCGGCGAGTTCTGGTTCCCCGCCCAGGTGTACAACCGCGAG GACGGGCATGTCGGCTTCCTGCTGTCGTGCTACGACGCCCACCTCCGCTACGACCGGCGAACAGACACATTCACCGCCAG GTACCTGCCGCACGGCCGGAAACCGGCCAAGGAGGAGGACGGCGTGCAGTGGAGCAGGGTCCGCGCGGCGCCGGTGAGCACGCCGGCGCAGGACCTCCATGTCTCGGGCTGCTTGGATAGCTTGCACCCCGGCGATCACTTCGAGATCCAGTGGAGGAAGAACAAGGATTTCCCCTACG GCTGGTGGTATGGTGTCGTGGGTCACCTGGAGTCGTGCAATCCGAACGAGCATCTCTGCCGCTGCCATGAAGATG ATACGATCATGCTGGAGTTCAAGCACTACGCGGCTGGGTCGAGGTGGAGGCAGACCACGGTGAGCAGGAAAGACCACAGGGAGAAAGGGGACGAGGCGGATGGCTTCTACGGAGGCATCAGGAAGCTCCAGACCAAAGACGAGATTTCCACGTGGCGCAGGTTCTGGCCCGTCGATGTCCTCAGCTGA